Below is a genomic region from Granulicella sibirica.
GCGCGATCTGGTGCGTACGCGTGAAGCGGCCAAGCAGGATGAGCTTCGAGCGCGTCATCGGCTGGGCAAGTTTCTACTGCGTTCCGGTCATCGTCCGCCAACCGGAGTGCGAGCCTGGACTCATCTCCATCTGATCTGGGTCTCGCAGATACGCTTTACCCAGCCGGCTCAAGAGTCAACGCGGCTCGATTATTTGCACGAAGTCGAGCACATGCGAGAACGGGTCCTGCGACTCGAGCAGGCTATCGTGGAAGCGGTGAAGCTGGCATCGCCCGCCTTGCAGGAAGTCATCACGGATCTGCAGGCACTGCGTGGCATCGCACATATCTCGGCGGTGACGATCGCAGCTGAGTTAGGCCAGGTCGCTCGCTTTGCAGGTGCTCGAGAGCTGATGGGTTATTGCGGTGCCGTGCCGAGCGAGAACTCTAGTGGCAAGCGGAGTCGACGAGGCAGTATCACGAAGACGGGCAACGCTCACCTAAGACGGATCGTCATCGAAGCGGCATGGAGTTATCAACGCCCTCCTGCCATCTGGGCTGGGTTGCGAAAACGACAGCAGAGCGCGTCGGAAGCGGCTAATGAGATCGCATGGAAGGCACAACACCGACTGCATAAGCGATACGTGAGACTGGCGGCCGCGGGTAAAGACAAGAGGAAGATCGTTACCGCAGTAGGCCGAGAACTGCTGGGCTTTATCTGGGCCATTGGGACTAAGGCGGAAGCGGCTGCAGGGCAACGAATAGCAGCTTGAGAACAAAGCAAGAACCTCCCTGAGAACAAGAAACGAAAGCGAACTCACTGGCGAACATCGTCGTCCAAATCGAGAACAGAGCCAGCAGTAGATGGGGTAAGCACGAGGGAGAATCCTCGTTTGGCCTATGCGA
It encodes:
- a CDS encoding IS110 family transposase, whose translation is MKEKLRFLGMDVHAETIAAAIAEPDGEVRSLGTIPNRMESVRKLIKKLGPVEKLRVCYEAGPTGYVLYWQLAELGVQCEVIAPSLVPVKAGDRVKTDRRDAEKLARSYRSGDLTAVWVPDEGSEALRDLVRTREAAKQDELRARHRLGKFLLRSGHRPPTGVRAWTHLHLIWVSQIRFTQPAQESTRLDYLHEVEHMRERVLRLEQAIVEAVKLASPALQEVITDLQALRGIAHISAVTIAAELGQVARFAGARELMGYCGAVPSENSSGKRSRRGSITKTGNAHLRRIVIEAAWSYQRPPAIWAGLRKRQQSASEAANEIAWKAQHRLHKRYVRLAAAGKDKRKIVTAVGRELLGFIWAIGTKAEAAAGQRIAA